A single genomic interval of Dromiciops gliroides isolate mDroGli1 chromosome 1, mDroGli1.pri, whole genome shotgun sequence harbors:
- the LOC122735678 gene encoding centrin-2-like produces MGSEYNLKEEQKKEIMEAFNLFDKTGTGTIDVRELRVAMRALGFQTEKEEIKKLRCEVDKEGTGKINFINFLALMTKKMAERDVEEEIQKAFTLFDDDNTGKITLKNLKRVAFDLGENVSDEELQEMIDVADLDRDGGVDEEEFLRVIKKSRTF; encoded by the coding sequence ATGGGATCCGAATACAATCTCAAAgaggaacagaaaaaagaaattatggaggCATTCAATCTCTTTGATAAAACTGGAACGGGGACAATTGATGTTAGGGAGCTCCGGGTGGCTATGAGAGCTCTGGGTTTCCAaactgagaaagaagagatcaagaaactgagatgTGAAGTTGACAAGGAGGGGACAGGCAAaatcaatttcattaatttcttggCTCTGATGACCAAAAAAATGGCAGAAAGGGATGTTGAGGAAGAAATTCAGAAGGCTTTTACTCTTTTTGATGATGATAACACTGGAAAAATCACCCTCAAAAACTTAAAACGTGTGGCCTTTGACCTAGGGGAAAATGTCAGTGATGAGGAACTGCAGGAAATGATTGATGTAGCTGATCTAGATAGAGATGGGGGAGTCGATGAAGAAGAGTTCCTGCGTGTCATCAAAAAGTCCAGGACTTTTTGA